From Cryptococcus neoformans var. grubii H99 chromosome 6, complete sequence:
TCAACCTCAGTGGTGCATACATACCTTGGCATTTTTGCCGATTTGATCAAATAGCCGAATGTCACCTTTATTGCTGGCAACCACCAGCTTTCCGGATTCTGTTGTAGTGGCTGCAGAGAAATCATTTTTACTGGCATATTGCTTAAATTGACTCTCCACAAGCTTGTTGCCAGACACTCGGGGGTCAATACGGAAGACACCATTGTGGGCTGCAGGCATTGACAATCACTGTCAGTATATTTTCTTTTGCACTAACAGGCCCCCAGCTTCATCTGTTACTCACAATGGCCAATGAGTGTTTGCTGTGGGTTCATTTGAGCATACTTTGTACTGAGATCATTATTCAGCTTGActcaaaaaaaaagcaagGTTTGAAGCTGAACCTACTCAGggatgatgttgttgacTGCCACTACATCAGAAACTTTCCATTCATCCACAACTTTCCCATATTCTAGATCCATGCGATAGACTGATCCTTTATTACTGGGATCAAGCAGAAGCATGTCAGAATCTTGATTATGAAGCATCATCTGATAGGAAGTTGTTGAGCACTTGAATAAACCATGATTTGTCAACTTGACTCACTTTTTGTGGGGAGAAGGCCTTGCCTTGCACATTTTTGATTCGATCAATAGCAGTTCGAAACTTGAGTCGATCACCATTGTGAGCAAAAACACCAATCATATCACCACGAGTGACATAGGAGAGGTCGTTTTTGTATCCCACTGCCAGATGCTGATTTTTTGACCCCTGTGCAAAAGACTCATCTCCTGAATCAttatcctcatcttcatgaGCAGAGTCTTCatgcccttcttcatcttctacttcatctccatcattcacctcttcttcctccggTTCTGCCATTTCGATGTCTTCATACGCTTCTTGAATGTACTTCTGTTCATCtgctttggctttggcaTACTTGACCTTGTTTTTGCCTTCCCACATGTATATAGTGAACTTGTCCTTCCATTCATTGAAACAATCGGCTTTGAAACGTAAGCACCATGTCATGGCAGGGATTCCATCACCTTCGCGGAAAGTGAACATAAACGCATGATTGGCCTGAGATTAGATTAGATTAGACTAAGACATGTGTATTATTTTCAATCGTTGAGTACTGACCATATCAAAATGCGCATTCAGCTCAGCATCAACCGGTGCGGAAATGAAAGGGGTAGTGCCCTGTCGAACAATGATCCAAGCTAAAGACAAGTAAGCTTCAAGCTTCGCCTTTTGTCTAGAGGGACCGCTGGTAAACTTACTATCAAATTCCGCGTTCTCAGCCAGATCAGCGCTCACGTTAGATTCTTGAATGACGAAAAGCTCTGTTTCTGTGTCAAACACATATAAGTCGGCGGAAGCCCGGTGAAGGATAGGGACATCCTGAAAAGGATCCTCTGGACCTTCCAAGCCAAGTGACGACAGTTGGTCCTCGACAGCAATGTCCTTTGGTCTTGCAGCGGCTTTTAGAATGTCGTGTTCTTCAGTATATTTTAGTGCTTGAAGCTGTTCGTCCGTGGCTTCCTCGTGTGAGCGTAAATATTTCTATGCACCAGTTAGCGCGACCAATGACAAAATGATTTTGTGTACCCGCTCAAACATGCAATGTAGGAGAGTAAGCTCGAACAGTGAATTCGTGGCTCTGGGAACAGACTGTAAGTCTTGGTCAATAAATGAAGGCAAAGCTGTTGAAGTCTGGCACATACTTTGCTACTAACAAACTCCCAAAgatccccttcttccccactAAGATCCTTCCAGGAGCAAGTGGCGTCCCCGTCTAGAGTCCCGAAGCGAAATTGTAAGCTCTGATCGATGAGGAAAACGCGCTCGTCATCCGCTGACGTTTCACAATTAGTAAGCACGACAAGATACAAGACCAAGGCTTACTCTcggcatcctcatcaaGTAAttgctcctctccctcttcataAGCGCGAGTAACGACGAGCTGGTACTGATACTCTGTGCCTGTCCGACGAATAGTCGCGACAGCATCTTGGAAACTATTCATTCATTAGGTGAACAACACTTTGGTAACCTACATGCATTCACGGGACCCTTTGATACTGTCTGGACGGACAAGATACAAAAGA
This genomic window contains:
- a CDS encoding cytoplasmic protein is translated as MFVLKSLLGKMWGNPANPELIQIPAGLLYLVRPDSIKGSRECIFQDAVATIRRTGTEYQYQLVVTRAYEEGEEQLLDEDAETDDERVFLIDQSLQFRFGTLDGDATCSWKDLSGEEGDLWEFVSSKSVPRATNSLFELTLLHCMFERKYLRSHEEATDEQLQALKYTEEHDILKAAARPKDIAVEDQLSSLGLEGPEDPFQDVPILHRASADLYVFDTETELFVIQESNVSADLAENAEFDTWIIVRQGTTPFISAPVDAELNAHFDMANHAFMFTFREGDGIPAMTWCLRFKADCFNEWKDKFTIYMWEGKNKVKYAKAKADEQKYIQEAYEDIEMAEPEEEEVNDGDEVEDEEGHEDSAHEDEDNDSGDESFAQGSKNQHLAVGYKNDLSYVTRGDMIGVFAHNGDRLKFRTAIDRIKNVQGKAFSPQKMMLHNQDSDMLLLDPSNKGSVYRMDLEYGKVVDEWKVSDVVAVNNIIPDTKYAQMNPQQTLIGHSHNGVFRIDPRVSGNKLVESQFKQYASKNDFSAATTTESGKLVVASNKGDIRLFDQIGKNAKTALPALGDPIIGVDVSADGRWLVATCKTYLLLIDTLIGDGRYKGSLGFDRSFPADSKPIPRRLQLKPEHVAYMEDPVSFTPARFNTGVNEAEKSIVTSTGNYVITWNFRMLKQGRTDTYQIKRYDSRVVADNFKFGADKNIIVALEHNVLVANKKDMAKPTRSSLAPNSLLTTPARKIHQSHNDIVNSPY